From Pseudodesulfovibrio sp. JC047, a single genomic window includes:
- a CDS encoding rod shape-determining protein, with protein sequence MGNLLNRIIGSFSNDLAIDLGTANTLVYVKGKGVMLSEPSVVAVKKNSRGDKTVLAVGAEAKKMLGRTPGNIVAIRPMKDGVIADFEVTEAMLRHFISKVHNSRRLVRPRIMICVPTGITQVEKRAVRESAQSAGAREVYLIEEPMAAAIGANLPITEPTSNMIVDIGGGTTEIAVISLSGIVYARSVRIGGDKMDEAIMQHVKRKYNMLIGESTSEQIKIHIGSAYPLGDQEPIMEVKGRDLVTGIPQNRPITAEEVREAISEQVEAIVQGVRIALEQTPPELAADIVDRGIVLTGGGALLKGLDQLLQHETQLPITVVEDPLTAVVLGSGKALDNIDLYKDVTTD encoded by the coding sequence ATGGGTAACCTGCTCAACAGAATTATCGGCTCTTTCTCCAATGATCTTGCCATTGATCTGGGCACAGCGAATACGCTGGTCTATGTCAAGGGCAAGGGAGTCATGCTGTCCGAACCGTCCGTCGTTGCCGTGAAGAAAAATTCACGCGGCGACAAAACCGTACTGGCCGTAGGTGCCGAAGCAAAAAAAATGCTCGGTCGCACGCCCGGTAACATTGTGGCTATCAGACCCATGAAGGACGGCGTTATCGCCGACTTCGAGGTGACTGAAGCCATGCTCAGACATTTTATCTCCAAGGTCCACAACTCTCGGCGGCTGGTCCGCCCTCGCATCATGATCTGCGTTCCCACCGGCATTACCCAGGTGGAAAAACGCGCGGTCAGGGAATCCGCACAAAGTGCCGGTGCCCGCGAGGTCTACCTCATCGAGGAACCAATGGCAGCAGCCATCGGGGCCAACCTGCCGATTACTGAACCGACCTCAAACATGATCGTGGACATCGGGGGTGGCACAACGGAAATCGCCGTGATCTCTCTGTCCGGTATTGTCTACGCCCGAAGCGTTCGCATCGGCGGCGACAAGATGGATGAAGCGATCATGCAGCATGTCAAACGCAAGTACAACATGCTCATCGGTGAATCCACCTCGGAACAGATCAAGATCCACATCGGCTCCGCATACCCTCTGGGCGACCAGGAACCGATCATGGAAGTCAAGGGACGCGATCTGGTCACGGGTATTCCACAGAACCGGCCCATCACGGCCGAAGAAGTCCGCGAGGCCATCAGCGAACAGGTAGAGGCCATTGTTCAGGGCGTGCGTATCGCGCTTGAGCAGACCCCGCCGGAACTGGCGGCCGACATTGTTGACCGAGGCATCGTCCTGACCGGCGGCGGCGCGCTGCTCAAAGGACTCGACCAATTGTTGCAGCATGAAACGCAACTGCCTATCACTGTTGTCGAAGACCCGCTCACTGCGGTTGTCCTCGGCTCAGGCAAGGCATTGGACAACATTGACCTGTACAAGGACGTTACAACCGATTAA
- a CDS encoding isochorismatase family cysteine hydrolase, which yields MRQNDPHTCPNFDACALVVIDMQNDFVHPKGSVSRPEALEILPATVGLTEHFRQADRHIIHVVRLYDPSGHKAEPCRRTLLENGTELVVPETWGAQIADGLIAPDAAINHEELYWGKPHPLSPKECVLYKPSWSAFHKTQLEWHLLEASANTLVVTGTWFPNCVRQTIYDAMSCHLRVMAVRDCIAGLTDKDCADLEKVGCSVMTAKEIAAQLK from the coding sequence ATGCGCCAAAACGACCCACATACCTGTCCAAATTTCGATGCCTGTGCCCTTGTGGTCATTGACATGCAAAACGACTTTGTCCATCCCAAAGGGAGCGTATCGAGACCGGAAGCCCTTGAAATCCTGCCCGCCACCGTGGGCTTGACCGAGCACTTCCGTCAGGCCGACCGGCATATCATCCATGTTGTTCGTCTGTATGATCCAAGCGGACACAAGGCCGAGCCCTGCCGCCGGACCCTCCTTGAAAATGGAACGGAACTGGTTGTGCCAGAGACTTGGGGAGCGCAGATCGCGGATGGACTTATTGCACCGGACGCCGCCATCAACCACGAAGAGCTTTATTGGGGCAAACCGCACCCCCTGTCACCCAAGGAATGCGTCCTCTACAAGCCAAGCTGGAGTGCCTTTCACAAGACCCAACTCGAATGGCATCTGTTGGAAGCCTCGGCAAACACGCTTGTCGTGACAGGCACGTGGTTTCCCAACTGTGTCCGCCAGACCATCTATGATGCCATGAGCTGTCATCTCCGCGTGATGGCCGTGCGAGATTGCATTGCCGGACTGACGGACAAGGATTGTGCCGATCTCGAAAAGGTAGGGTGTTCGGTCATGACAGCGAAAGAAATCGCCGCGCAACTGAAGTAA
- the recQ gene encoding DNA helicase RecQ — translation MNSPTPSPRELLSSVFGFTDFIGLQEPIIDNTMRGGDSLVLMPTGGGKSLCYQIPAMLLDGIGICVSPLIALMQDQVQGLTQMGVRAACLNSSLDPNTAYDIEQMALNGQLDLLYVAPERLCRPNFLDFLSRCNPCLFAIDEAHCVSQWGHDFRPEYTQLSVLKERFPQVPRLALTATADTPTQADIVRNLQLEQAEVFATGFDRPNIRYTVVPKKNATAMLKRFIEDNHPNDAGIVYRLSRKKVDKTAEFLQKNGYTALPYHAGMSAQDRAANQNRFMREEGVIMVATVAFGMGVDKPNVRFVCHLEPPKSLEAYHQETGRAGRDGLPASAWMCFGMQDVAVLRSMIDSGEADNTRKRIEHAKLNSLFAFLETATCRRQALLAYFGEHIDPCGNCDNCLNPVETWDGTEAAQKALSNIFRTEQRFGVNYLAQVLVGKETDRITRFGHHRVSTFGIGTELTQDQWKSVYRQLLASGLVSVDLDRFNALTLNAHSWPVLKGQQTVRFRTDPVLPRKSKKKKRAVVASEVLTSWESETLFDTLRDLRLLVAEEQGVPPYAIFPDKTLLEFVQYRPQDLDELGLMSGVGQVKLDRFGDRFLTALTAHESEHGRPANVAAIPEERIDRRDKKQAQKSTFSNTAQTSLDLFLKLQDIDLVAEERGLKPSSIWRHLTQAVEFDKIEYRTVIKLPEDEIETITLTLKAFEKQGISSLTPTFEALDARYPFDLLRLVRSSL, via the coding sequence ATGAATTCTCCGACCCCGTCCCCCCGCGAGCTGCTTTCGTCCGTCTTCGGTTTCACCGATTTCATCGGACTCCAGGAACCGATCATCGACAACACCATGCGTGGCGGCGATTCGCTGGTCCTCATGCCCACAGGCGGCGGCAAATCGCTGTGCTACCAAATCCCGGCCATGTTGCTGGATGGTATCGGCATCTGCGTTTCCCCACTCATCGCCCTGATGCAGGACCAGGTCCAAGGCCTGACCCAGATGGGCGTCCGCGCGGCCTGTCTCAATTCATCATTGGACCCGAACACGGCCTACGACATTGAACAGATGGCACTCAACGGTCAGTTGGACCTGTTGTACGTGGCCCCGGAACGGCTGTGCAGACCAAATTTTCTCGATTTTCTCTCCCGGTGCAATCCCTGCCTGTTCGCCATTGACGAAGCGCATTGCGTCTCTCAGTGGGGTCATGACTTCCGGCCAGAATACACCCAGCTTTCCGTACTCAAAGAGCGGTTTCCACAGGTGCCCCGACTGGCCCTGACCGCCACGGCAGACACACCGACGCAGGCGGATATCGTCCGCAACCTGCAACTGGAACAGGCCGAGGTCTTTGCCACCGGATTCGACCGCCCCAACATCAGGTATACCGTGGTTCCCAAAAAGAACGCCACGGCCATGCTCAAACGGTTCATCGAGGATAACCATCCGAACGACGCGGGTATCGTCTATCGACTCAGCCGAAAAAAAGTCGATAAGACAGCCGAATTTCTCCAAAAGAACGGATACACCGCCCTGCCGTATCACGCGGGCATGTCCGCCCAGGACCGCGCCGCCAATCAGAACCGCTTCATGCGGGAAGAGGGCGTCATCATGGTCGCCACGGTCGCCTTCGGCATGGGTGTGGACAAACCGAACGTGCGATTCGTCTGTCATCTGGAACCACCCAAGTCCCTTGAAGCCTATCATCAGGAAACTGGACGCGCCGGACGCGACGGCCTACCCGCATCCGCGTGGATGTGCTTCGGAATGCAGGATGTGGCTGTCCTGCGATCCATGATCGACTCGGGAGAGGCGGACAACACCAGAAAACGCATCGAACACGCCAAACTCAACTCGCTGTTTGCCTTTCTGGAGACTGCGACCTGCCGCCGTCAGGCCCTGCTCGCCTATTTCGGCGAACACATCGACCCCTGCGGCAACTGCGACAACTGTCTCAATCCGGTCGAGACATGGGACGGCACCGAAGCCGCGCAAAAGGCACTGTCCAACATCTTTCGCACCGAACAACGATTCGGCGTCAATTATCTCGCACAGGTCCTTGTGGGCAAGGAAACCGACCGCATCACCCGGTTCGGGCACCATCGCGTGTCCACCTTCGGCATCGGCACGGAACTCACTCAGGACCAATGGAAATCCGTGTATCGCCAACTCCTGGCCAGTGGGCTGGTGTCCGTGGACCTCGACCGATTCAATGCCCTGACACTAAACGCCCACTCCTGGCCCGTGCTCAAAGGTCAGCAAACCGTCCGGTTCCGCACCGACCCGGTCCTGCCCCGCAAGTCCAAAAAGAAAAAACGGGCGGTCGTGGCCAGCGAGGTCCTCACCTCATGGGAAAGCGAAACCCTGTTTGACACGCTCCGGGATCTACGACTTCTCGTCGCCGAAGAACAAGGCGTGCCTCCCTACGCCATTTTTCCGGACAAGACGCTGCTGGAATTCGTCCAGTACCGTCCACAGGACCTCGACGAGTTGGGCCTCATGTCCGGTGTTGGTCAGGTCAAACTCGATCGGTTCGGTGATCGCTTCCTGACCGCATTGACCGCCCATGAATCCGAACACGGACGACCGGCGAATGTCGCGGCCATCCCGGAGGAACGGATTGATCGCCGTGACAAGAAACAGGCGCAAAAAAGCACCTTTTCCAACACGGCACAGACATCACTCGACCTGTTTCTGAAACTTCAGGACATCGATCTGGTCGCCGAAGAACGCGGTCTCAAGCCGTCGTCAATCTGGCGACACCTGACACAGGCTGTAGAATTTGATAAAATCGAATATCGAACGGTTATCAAACTGCCCGAGGATGAGATAGAAACCATCACACTCACGCTCAAGGCCTTTGAAAAACAAGGAATCAGCTCATTGACTCCGACCTTCGAAGCCTTGGACGCACGCTATCCATTCGACCTTCTCAGACTTGTCAGATCGTCCTTGTAA
- a CDS encoding cation transporter — MPTITVTGMSCQHCVASVTQALEALGTKNVTVDLLSGAVTFSENPSLSPEAVKEAITKIGFEVVAYRDI; from the coding sequence ATGCCCACCATCACCGTCACAGGCATGAGCTGCCAACATTGTGTCGCATCCGTTACCCAGGCTCTGGAAGCCCTGGGAACCAAAAACGTCACCGTTGATCTACTTTCCGGCGCAGTGACCTTTTCGGAAAATCCTTCACTCTCCCCAGAAGCGGTGAAGGAAGCCATCACCAAAATAGGATTCGAAGTGGTTGCATATCGTGACATCTAA
- a CDS encoding sulfide/dihydroorotate dehydrogenase-like FAD/NAD-binding protein, giving the protein MGYEILVKEALIPGQTTLMVIDAPQVAKKALPGNFVMLRTSENGERIPLTIADCDKDNGTITIVYLVVGKTTAELNTFEQGDQILDVCGPLGNPTHIEKSGTVVCVGGGTGIAAMHHIAKGHAAVGNRVIAIIGARSKDLLLFCSELSSLCPEVRIATDDGSAGHKGFVTEVLQDILETEDEVAEVVAVGPVPMMEAVCRVTKPFGTKTTVSLNSIMVDGIGMCGACRCTVGGETRFACVDGPEFDGQAVDFGELKARLWQFKEQEGESMKQFSRECHCHGGK; this is encoded by the coding sequence ATGGGTTACGAAATTTTAGTCAAGGAAGCATTGATTCCTGGCCAAACCACATTGATGGTTATTGATGCTCCTCAGGTTGCGAAAAAGGCCCTGCCCGGGAATTTTGTCATGCTTCGGACGTCGGAAAACGGTGAACGTATTCCTTTGACCATTGCGGATTGTGACAAGGACAATGGAACGATCACCATCGTCTATCTAGTGGTTGGCAAAACCACTGCCGAGTTGAATACTTTTGAGCAGGGTGACCAGATTCTGGATGTGTGTGGACCGCTCGGCAATCCCACCCATATCGAGAAATCCGGCACGGTAGTCTGTGTGGGCGGTGGAACCGGTATTGCCGCCATGCACCATATTGCCAAGGGACACGCCGCCGTGGGCAATCGGGTGATCGCGATCATTGGTGCGCGGTCCAAGGATCTGCTGCTTTTTTGTTCCGAATTGTCGTCGCTTTGTCCCGAGGTCCGTATTGCCACCGATGATGGCAGTGCCGGGCACAAGGGGTTTGTCACCGAGGTATTGCAGGATATTCTCGAAACCGAAGACGAAGTGGCCGAAGTGGTCGCCGTTGGTCCGGTTCCCATGATGGAAGCGGTCTGCCGGGTGACTAAGCCGTTTGGTACCAAAACCACGGTGTCTCTCAATTCCATTATGGTAGACGGAATCGGCATGTGTGGCGCGTGTCGATGTACGGTTGGCGGCGAGACTCGGTTCGCCTGTGTGGATGGTCCCGAATTTGACGGACAGGCTGTGGATTTTGGAGAATTGAAGGCCCGATTGTGGCAGTTCAAGGAACAGGAAGGGGAGTCCATGAAACAGTTCAGCAGGGAGTGTCACTGCCATGGCGGAAAATAA
- a CDS encoding DMT family transporter, which produces MTSNKTLGSICALLATLVWSGNFIIARGLGDVLPPLTLATLRWATASIVLLPFTAHIMWRERALLRTHWKHLFISAMFGVTIFNSFIYKAGHTTEALNLSLIATTTPVFVVILSRIYFGEAITRFRAMGLLVSISGIVLLVTRGQLQVLQDLSFHEGDLWMLGAGFLWAVYSILLQKKPKTINPYAYLETTFIIGLIPLIFGAFIEQSISPQFSCTPTIIGSVLYIGIGASLIAYVLWTKAMATIGPTTASFIYYTLPAFCAVEAYFILNESTSWAQGVGFLLIVSGILLATHPRFNPQKL; this is translated from the coding sequence GTGACATCTAATAAAACTCTCGGCTCGATCTGTGCCCTGCTCGCCACACTGGTCTGGTCCGGCAACTTCATCATCGCACGCGGTCTCGGCGACGTCCTCCCTCCACTCACACTCGCGACACTGCGCTGGGCAACAGCCTCGATTGTCCTCCTGCCATTCACGGCGCACATCATGTGGCGTGAACGCGCGCTGCTCCGCACGCACTGGAAGCACCTGTTCATCTCGGCCATGTTCGGCGTGACCATTTTCAACTCATTCATCTACAAGGCGGGCCACACCACCGAAGCGTTGAACCTTTCACTCATCGCCACCACCACACCCGTTTTCGTGGTCATTCTCTCACGCATCTATTTCGGGGAAGCGATCACCCGATTCCGGGCCATGGGACTGCTGGTGTCCATTTCCGGAATCGTTCTGCTGGTCACCCGAGGCCAACTCCAGGTTCTCCAGGACCTGTCCTTCCATGAAGGCGATCTCTGGATGTTGGGAGCGGGTTTTCTCTGGGCAGTCTATTCCATCCTCCTCCAGAAAAAGCCCAAAACCATCAATCCTTACGCGTATCTCGAAACCACATTTATCATTGGTCTGATCCCGCTGATCTTCGGCGCGTTCATCGAGCAATCCATCAGCCCGCAATTCAGCTGCACCCCGACAATCATCGGGTCTGTCCTGTATATCGGTATCGGAGCATCCCTGATCGCCTACGTTCTCTGGACAAAGGCCATGGCCACCATCGGCCCGACCACGGCTTCATTCATCTACTATACACTTCCCGCCTTCTGCGCGGTCGAAGCGTACTTTATCCTGAATGAATCCACGTCATGGGCGCAGGGTGTCGGTTTTCTGCTGATCGTCAGTGGTATTCTGCTGGCGACACACCCTCGCTTCAATCCACAAAAACTCTAA
- the mreC gene encoding rod shape-determining protein MreC, giving the protein MKGPKKIAIIILAGLFVYLSLYTWNLRTGHLDALSSYTGLDISGTVLRPGIWVTDTVSDFWHRYVYFVGLKQENDTLKAEAATLKRENMLLHAQASSAERLERLLDFTPPDQWEYFGARVIAHRMGPAGALDTLAVDKGSRADVEDDMPVVALDGIVGRVLRTGAVTSSILLLTDANSRIAVIGAQHRAPAMLAGQGYGNQLILKYINQNAEIEPNELLLSSGLSGIFPKGLPVARVTRIQRSDISLFLTVMAEPLVDMASLEEILLLKRIPGTLPSTPPVTKEDTHGAADQ; this is encoded by the coding sequence GTGAAAGGCCCGAAAAAAATAGCCATCATCATTCTGGCAGGACTCTTCGTCTACCTCTCGTTGTATACGTGGAACCTGCGAACAGGACATCTTGACGCCTTGTCCAGTTATACCGGACTCGACATTTCCGGGACCGTGCTCCGCCCTGGCATCTGGGTCACGGACACGGTGTCTGACTTCTGGCATCGATACGTCTATTTCGTCGGACTCAAGCAGGAAAACGATACACTCAAGGCGGAAGCTGCCACGCTTAAACGCGAAAACATGTTACTCCACGCCCAAGCCAGTTCGGCTGAACGGCTGGAACGACTGCTCGACTTCACCCCGCCCGACCAATGGGAATACTTTGGCGCGCGCGTCATCGCCCACCGGATGGGACCGGCCGGAGCACTCGATACCCTGGCCGTGGACAAGGGTAGCCGTGCGGATGTGGAAGACGACATGCCGGTGGTGGCACTGGATGGAATCGTTGGTCGTGTTTTGCGAACCGGAGCCGTGACCTCGTCAATCCTGCTGCTTACGGACGCCAACAGCCGTATCGCGGTCATTGGCGCACAGCATCGCGCTCCAGCCATGCTCGCCGGGCAGGGATACGGCAATCAGCTCATCCTCAAATACATCAATCAGAATGCGGAAATCGAACCGAACGAACTTCTGCTCTCTTCAGGGCTGTCCGGCATCTTTCCAAAAGGGCTTCCCGTGGCCCGGGTGACCCGGATTCAACGATCCGACATCTCACTTTTCCTGACCGTCATGGCTGAACCGCTGGTGGACATGGCCAGCCTGGAAGAAATACTGCTGCTCAAACGCATTCCCGGCACACTCCCGTCCACGCCCCCTGTCACAAAGGAGGATACACACGGTGCCGCTGACCAATAA
- a CDS encoding TIGR01212 family radical SAM protein (This family includes YhcC from E. coli K-12, an uncharacterized radical SAM protein.) yields the protein MHRTFALSTYMRHHFGQRVQKIPLDAGFSCPNRDGTLSKLGCVFCNPLGSGSGMRERGLSLAEQWAFWRDIHLGTHGIERYTAYLQSYSNTYGPVEKLAETLTALDGLPGLTTLALGTRPDCLDAEKLDLLVEQKKALGLAEVVLELGLQSSNDATLTHINRGHDAATFAEAVHAAAERGLLVVAHVMAGLPTQNGREGVDELLDTVRYVNALPVHGIKFHNLYVCRGTVLARWFKAGTYVPMTRDEFLDALSEAIQCLDPKIVIHRLNGNPQKGELLAPDWAANMRGMHNAIRAHFKEHDIWQGKKNGAESGPPEWFSPSFEG from the coding sequence ATGCACCGAACCTTTGCTTTGTCCACATATATGCGCCACCATTTTGGGCAGCGTGTTCAAAAAATACCACTGGATGCCGGATTTTCCTGTCCGAATCGGGATGGAACTTTGTCCAAACTCGGGTGCGTGTTCTGCAATCCGCTCGGTTCTGGCTCCGGGATGCGTGAACGCGGTCTGTCTCTGGCGGAACAATGGGCCTTTTGGCGAGATATCCATCTCGGGACACATGGCATTGAACGGTACACGGCCTATCTTCAATCCTATTCCAATACCTATGGTCCCGTGGAGAAACTGGCGGAGACTCTGACCGCTCTTGACGGGCTTCCCGGATTGACCACGCTGGCCCTCGGGACCCGGCCCGATTGTCTGGATGCGGAGAAGCTTGATTTGTTGGTGGAGCAGAAAAAGGCGTTGGGGTTGGCCGAAGTGGTCCTTGAGTTGGGATTGCAATCGTCCAATGACGCGACTTTGACCCATATCAATAGAGGGCATGACGCGGCCACATTTGCCGAGGCTGTTCATGCCGCTGCCGAGCGCGGGCTGCTGGTGGTGGCCCATGTCATGGCCGGATTACCTACACAGAATGGCAGGGAAGGAGTGGACGAACTGCTGGACACGGTCCGGTATGTCAATGCGTTACCCGTCCACGGGATCAAATTTCACAATCTCTATGTCTGTCGCGGAACTGTTCTGGCACGGTGGTTCAAGGCTGGAACCTATGTTCCCATGACTCGGGACGAATTCCTGGACGCATTGTCCGAGGCCATTCAATGCCTTGATCCGAAAATCGTGATTCACCGACTCAACGGCAATCCCCAGAAAGGGGAACTCCTTGCTCCGGATTGGGCCGCCAACATGCGCGGGATGCACAATGCCATTCGTGCCCATTTCAAAGAGCATGATATCTGGCAGGGCAAGAAAAACGGCGCGGAAAGCGGTCCTCCTGAATGGTTTTCCCCTTCCTTTGAAGGATAA
- a CDS encoding heavy metal translocating P-type ATPase, with the protein MKKVLVQINGMHCAACSGRIERTVSGMDGVASASVNLAAETLNLTYEPETISAEAITARVKELGFEAIFPVENGLETLNLALAGMHCAACAGRIERTVGALSGVESSAVNLAAETGKFAFDPSAISRRDIRQAITDAGFTSDVQSDTVGLFESRRKKAEQRLATQKKALIPAFLFALPLLILSMGHMWGMPLPTFLDPTHAPANFALVQLLLTLPVIWSGRNFYLQGVPALLRGGPTMDSLVAMGTGAAFLYSLWNTFAIVASIGDPHVHAMDLYYESAAVLIAMISTGKYFEARSRLKTSDAIRALMQLTPDTATLLTDGEQSSIPVDEVEAGDLLLIKPGERIPVDGEIVNGRSSVDESMLTGEPMPVGKDIGDTVAGGTLNTHGALTMKVTRVGEDTVLSRIIKLVQEAQGSKAPIANLADTISFYFVPTVMLIALVAGLSWYFIGNASFPFSLRIFVAVMVIACPCAMGLATPVSIMVGTGRGAQLGVLIKSGQALQEAGTLDTVIFDKTGTLTHGRPELSAITMVRGTMAQTEAIYLAAAAESQSEHPLAQAIVRYAKDKKLEFPAPNSFEAIPGRGIKATIDYREILIGNWAFMEEHGLGFGEDGIAREAVGHYEQQGATVVYFASENKLNALFAIADEMRDETPDVVARLKAEGLTPVMLTGDNEANARVVADQAGIETVIAGVMPDRKAEEVVRLQKEGHKVAMVGDGINDAPALAQADIGIAMGSGIDVAVESGDVVLMKSNLHGLLTALKLSKATMTNIKENLFWAFAFNVIGIPVAAGVLHIFDGPTLNPMIAGTAMAISSVTVVSNALRLRFFKG; encoded by the coding sequence ATGAAGAAAGTTCTGGTACAAATCAACGGAATGCATTGCGCGGCATGTTCTGGCCGTATCGAACGCACGGTCAGCGGTATGGACGGCGTTGCATCGGCCAGCGTGAACCTGGCCGCAGAGACACTCAATCTGACGTATGAGCCCGAAACGATCTCGGCCGAGGCCATTACGGCACGCGTCAAGGAACTCGGCTTTGAAGCCATATTCCCCGTGGAAAACGGATTGGAAACCCTGAACCTCGCTCTCGCCGGAATGCATTGCGCGGCCTGCGCCGGACGCATCGAACGGACAGTCGGAGCCCTATCAGGCGTGGAAAGTTCCGCAGTCAACCTCGCTGCCGAGACCGGAAAATTTGCCTTTGACCCGTCTGCCATTTCCCGCCGGGATATCCGACAAGCCATCACGGATGCTGGATTCACCTCGGACGTCCAATCGGACACGGTTGGGCTATTCGAATCCCGACGCAAAAAGGCCGAACAGCGACTCGCCACGCAAAAAAAGGCCCTGATTCCCGCGTTCCTGTTCGCCCTGCCCCTGCTAATTCTGTCCATGGGACACATGTGGGGAATGCCGTTGCCCACATTTCTTGATCCAACACACGCCCCGGCCAATTTCGCGCTTGTGCAGTTGCTGCTGACACTGCCCGTGATCTGGTCCGGTCGGAATTTCTACCTTCAGGGGGTTCCCGCCCTGTTGCGCGGCGGCCCGACCATGGATTCTCTCGTTGCCATGGGAACCGGCGCGGCCTTTCTGTATTCCCTCTGGAATACCTTCGCCATCGTCGCGTCCATTGGTGATCCTCATGTCCATGCCATGGATTTGTATTATGAATCCGCCGCCGTACTGATCGCCATGATTTCCACTGGCAAATATTTCGAGGCCCGGTCCAGACTCAAGACCTCGGACGCCATCCGCGCACTCATGCAGTTGACGCCGGATACCGCCACCCTGCTGACCGATGGCGAACAGTCGTCCATTCCGGTTGACGAAGTAGAAGCCGGAGACCTGCTGCTCATCAAACCCGGAGAACGTATTCCAGTGGATGGCGAAATCGTGAACGGTCGGTCCTCGGTCGATGAATCCATGCTCACCGGCGAACCCATGCCCGTGGGCAAAGACATCGGCGACACCGTGGCCGGAGGGACACTCAACACCCACGGCGCATTGACCATGAAGGTCACCCGCGTGGGAGAAGACACCGTCCTGTCCCGCATCATCAAGCTCGTTCAGGAAGCGCAAGGGTCCAAGGCCCCCATCGCCAATCTGGCCGACACCATCAGTTTCTATTTCGTCCCCACGGTGATGCTCATCGCTTTGGTGGCCGGACTGTCCTGGTACTTTATCGGCAACGCGAGCTTCCCGTTCAGTCTGCGCATCTTCGTGGCCGTCATGGTCATTGCCTGCCCCTGCGCCATGGGACTGGCCACGCCGGTCTCCATCATGGTCGGCACCGGACGCGGCGCACAGCTCGGTGTGCTCATCAAGTCCGGCCAGGCATTGCAGGAAGCTGGCACACTGGATACCGTGATTTTTGACAAGACCGGCACCCTGACTCATGGTCGGCCCGAACTCAGTGCCATCACCATGGTTCGCGGCACCATGGCACAGACCGAGGCCATCTATCTGGCGGCCGCAGCCGAAAGTCAGTCCGAGCACCCTCTGGCACAGGCCATTGTCCGCTATGCCAAAGACAAGAAACTCGAATTCCCGGCACCCAATTCCTTTGAAGCCATTCCAGGCCGAGGGATCAAGGCAACCATTGACTATAGAGAAATCCTCATAGGTAACTGGGCCTTCATGGAAGAGCACGGGCTTGGTTTCGGGGAAGACGGTATAGCGCGAGAGGCCGTCGGCCATTATGAACAACAGGGCGCAACCGTGGTCTACTTTGCCTCGGAAAACAAATTGAATGCCCTGTTCGCCATTGCCGATGAAATGCGTGACGAAACCCCGGACGTTGTCGCCCGACTCAAGGCCGAAGGATTGACCCCGGTCATGCTGACTGGCGACAACGAAGCCAACGCCCGTGTTGTGGCGGACCAGGCTGGTATCGAAACCGTGATCGCCGGCGTCATGCCCGACCGCAAGGCCGAAGAGGTCGTTCGACTCCAAAAAGAAGGACACAAAGTCGCCATGGTGGGTGACGGTATCAACGACGCCCCGGCTCTGGCCCAGGCAGACATTGGCATCGCCATGGGTTCCGGCATTGACGTGGCCGTGGAATCCGGCGACGTGGTGCTCATGAAATCGAATCTGCACGGCCTGCTCACCGCACTCAAATTGTCAAAGGCCACCATGACAAATATCAAGGAAAACCTATTCTGGGCATTCGCCTTCAACGTCATCGGTATCCCCGTGGCCGCAGGTGTGCTGCACATCTTTGACGGCCCGACCCTGAATCCCATGATTGCGGGCACGGCCATGGCCATCAGTTCGGTCACCGTGGTCTCAAACGCCTTGCGACTGCGCTTTTTCAAAGGATAA